The following proteins are encoded in a genomic region of Oscillospiraceae bacterium:
- a CDS encoding AAA family ATPase yields the protein MIFYKITAIPKQIEIPEEESDKQRWAMKLRPVSRKFTDACKRNATISICEAEPDQFILAAVIEAEYVLKHCPTELAERYLAECGFSANITATEEIGCSELGDLLDLADKESFIYSKSQFLDTRNIDIGSRRGFHKPNDRIITGKMTAQSLRQLAWRNLCDTDLNPEIDRICGPASELRNILQHPVHYLFRFDIEECVQPIVEGTLSLLREKKRLISARYFDFSVTPFTDSSDLDLLRSMYETLGGGAAVIRFFGIGVHEDEYMKPSESVVIKTCELALEFHKKVLTIFCLDKADEKNKTIIYGCMGEIPLVEISTSAVDYKTARKHLAAMARENQLTPDNALYAKLADRNADPASVRSAFYNGNDLKKSYESWYHLTLKTKIYPQYASISASRAIAAKAPPKGSAYDELERMIGLTEAKKVITDALNYFKIQKLYNTRGIVGGEHPSMHMVFTGNPGTAKTTAARLFARIMKENNLLSVGEIVEVGRADLVGKYVGWTAKIVREKFKAAKGSVLFIDEAYSLVDDKNGLYGDEAINTIVQEMENQREDMVVIFAGYPDKMSEFLTRNPGLRSRIAFHVPFPDYTPFELYAIFELMCEKQKIRIGEGAKEKLYRVFESAQRQPDFGNGRFVRNLLESAKLRQASRLVKTDCGQITDNDLLTLIPGDFEYAPQAPCRPQKAILGFCG from the coding sequence ATGATTTTTTACAAAATAACCGCAATACCCAAACAAATCGAAATTCCCGAGGAAGAGTCTGACAAACAAAGATGGGCGATGAAATTAAGACCCGTTTCGCGTAAATTCACCGACGCCTGCAAACGGAACGCAACCATCAGTATCTGTGAAGCAGAACCCGATCAGTTCATTTTAGCCGCAGTCATTGAAGCCGAGTATGTTTTGAAGCATTGCCCGACTGAACTGGCAGAAAGATATCTGGCGGAGTGCGGATTTTCCGCGAACATAACAGCGACAGAAGAAATCGGCTGCAGCGAACTCGGTGATCTGCTTGATTTGGCGGATAAGGAGAGTTTTATCTACAGCAAATCTCAATTCCTCGATACCCGCAATATCGATATCGGCTCGAGGCGGGGTTTTCACAAACCGAATGACAGAATCATCACCGGCAAAATGACGGCGCAATCCCTCAGGCAATTGGCATGGCGAAACCTTTGCGACACCGATCTCAATCCGGAAATCGACCGAATTTGCGGGCCGGCTTCCGAGCTCAGAAACATCCTTCAGCATCCGGTCCATTATCTGTTTCGTTTCGACATCGAGGAATGTGTTCAACCCATCGTTGAGGGAACGCTCTCCCTGCTCCGTGAAAAAAAGCGGCTCATCAGCGCAAGATATTTCGATTTCTCAGTTACACCGTTTACCGATTCCTCCGACTTGGACCTTCTCCGTTCTATGTATGAAACCTTGGGCGGCGGCGCAGCGGTCATCCGCTTTTTCGGGATTGGGGTTCACGAGGATGAATATATGAAACCCTCCGAATCCGTTGTGATAAAGACCTGCGAACTTGCGCTTGAATTTCATAAAAAGGTGCTGACCATCTTCTGTCTGGATAAAGCCGATGAAAAGAACAAGACGATCATCTACGGCTGTATGGGGGAGATTCCGCTCGTCGAGATTTCAACGTCAGCAGTCGATTATAAAACCGCCCGAAAGCACCTTGCCGCAATGGCTCGGGAGAACCAACTGACGCCCGACAATGCGCTTTATGCCAAACTCGCCGACCGCAATGCGGACCCTGCCTCGGTCCGCTCGGCGTTTTACAACGGCAATGATTTAAAAAAGTCATATGAGTCTTGGTATCATCTCACGCTCAAGACAAAAATCTATCCCCAATATGCCTCGATCTCCGCCTCAAGGGCCATCGCCGCGAAAGCGCCTCCGAAGGGCTCTGCCTATGACGAGCTTGAGCGGATGATCGGCCTTACGGAAGCCAAAAAGGTCATTACCGACGCGTTGAATTATTTCAAAATCCAGAAGCTTTATAACACCCGGGGTATTGTCGGCGGCGAACACCCTTCCATGCATATGGTGTTCACCGGCAATCCCGGGACGGCCAAAACGACGGCAGCCCGCCTGTTCGCCCGGATTATGAAAGAGAACAACCTGCTCTCGGTGGGAGAGATCGTGGAAGTCGGCAGAGCCGACCTTGTCGGCAAATATGTCGGCTGGACGGCGAAGATCGTCCGGGAGAAGTTCAAAGCCGCCAAAGGCAGCGTGCTCTTCATCGACGAGGCCTATTCGCTTGTAGACGACAAGAATGGGTTGTACGGGGATGAAGCCATCAACACCATCGTGCAGGAGATGGAAAACCAACGAGAGGATATGGTGGTGATTTTTGCGGGATATCCCGACAAGATGTCGGAGTTTCTGACCCGGAACCCGGGCCTGCGCAGCCGCATCGCTTTTCATGTGCCGTTCCCGGATTATACGCCTTTTGAGCTGTATGCCATCTTCGAATTGATGTGCGAAAAGCAGAAAATCCGCATCGGCGAAGGCGCGAAAGAGAAGCTTTACCGGGTTTTCGAATCGGCGCAGCGGCAGCCGGACTTCGGCAACGGGCGGTTTGTCCGCAATCTGCTGGAGTCCGCGAAACTGCGGCAGGCCTCCCGCCTCGTCAAAACGGACTGCGGCCAAATCACCGACAACGACCTGCTCACTCTTATCCCCGGGGATTTCGAGTACGCCCCGCAAGCGCCTTGCCGTCCGCAGAAAGCCATTCTCGGCTTCTGCGGATAG
- a CDS encoding DUF126 domain-containing protein — protein MAKVFKGRVIAPGETKAEALVSHGGFNTLASFQMALMFGDKEVKCGDQNNTDLYKKPMIGKALCLPETIGSTTGGMVLYAACSLGKQPACMLFSKPIDSLAASGAILAANWTNNQMPVIDGLGEEFLGFVKDGMTVSVASDGSVTVE, from the coding sequence ATGGCGAAAGTATTTAAAGGGCGCGTGATCGCTCCCGGAGAAACAAAAGCCGAAGCGCTGGTCTCTCACGGCGGATTCAATACGCTGGCGAGTTTTCAGATGGCGTTGATGTTCGGCGACAAAGAAGTCAAGTGCGGAGACCAAAATAATACTGATCTTTATAAAAAACCGATGATCGGCAAAGCTCTCTGCCTGCCCGAGACAATCGGTTCCACCACCGGCGGGATGGTGCTTTACGCGGCCTGTTCGCTCGGCAAGCAGCCGGCCTGCATGCTTTTTTCCAAACCGATCGACTCACTGGCTGCGTCCGGTGCGATCCTCGCCGCAAACTGGACAAACAATCAAATGCCCGTGATCGACGGCCTCGGGGAAGAGTTTCTCGGTTTTGTCAAGGACGGGATGACCGTTTCTGTGGCTTCCGACGGCAGCGTGACGGTCGAATAG
- a CDS encoding spore photoproduct lyase, producing the protein MHFDKVYYEPETLNYELGQKLKQKYADLPWVEIESHNRIPELSSSENRDFAKLKNHLIIGVRKTHNYVPNQKVSDWLVPFTSSGCRAMCLYCYLVCNYNKCAYLRLFVNRDRMMDKLLKTDAAAERPQTFEIGSNSDPVLENTVTDNLPVVINRFAREGRGKLTFPTKFDMVKPLLTLDHKGKVIFRMSVNPQDVISRVEFGTSPLKTRIQALNEVAEAGYPVGLLIAPVILFPNWKELYGELIEQLADELSEKVKNSAFIEIILMTYSYVQNAINTDAFPNAVNLLDRGIMTGRGRGKYCYRTPARAEAELFLREKLARHLSTMPILYIS; encoded by the coding sequence ATGCACTTTGACAAGGTCTATTACGAGCCGGAAACGCTCAATTATGAACTCGGGCAAAAACTGAAACAAAAATACGCCGATTTGCCGTGGGTGGAAATCGAGAGCCACAACCGCATTCCCGAATTATCGTCCTCGGAAAACCGGGATTTTGCCAAACTCAAAAACCATCTGATCATCGGCGTGCGCAAAACCCACAACTATGTGCCGAATCAAAAGGTCTCGGATTGGCTGGTGCCGTTCACTTCTTCCGGCTGCCGCGCGATGTGCCTTTATTGCTATCTGGTCTGCAATTACAACAAGTGCGCCTATCTGCGCTTGTTTGTCAACCGCGACCGGATGATGGATAAACTGCTTAAAACCGACGCCGCCGCCGAGCGCCCGCAGACCTTTGAAATCGGCAGCAACAGCGATCCGGTGCTCGAAAACACGGTCACCGACAATCTGCCGGTTGTCATCAACCGTTTTGCGCGGGAAGGGCGGGGGAAGCTGACTTTTCCGACGAAATTTGATATGGTGAAACCGTTACTCACCCTCGACCATAAGGGCAAGGTGATTTTTCGCATGAGCGTGAACCCGCAGGACGTCATCAGCCGCGTCGAGTTCGGCACTTCGCCGCTTAAAACGCGCATCCAGGCGCTCAATGAAGTCGCCGAGGCCGGATATCCGGTCGGGCTGCTGATCGCGCCCGTGATTCTGTTCCCGAATTGGAAAGAGTTATACGGCGAACTGATCGAACAGCTCGCGGATGAGCTCAGCGAAAAGGTCAAAAACAGCGCGTTTATCGAGATCATTTTAATGACTTACAGCTACGTTCAAAACGCCATCAACACCGACGCGTTCCCGAACGCCGTGAACCTACTCGACCGCGGCATCATGACCGGCCGGGGCCGCGGCAAATATTGCTACCGCACCCCCGCCCGCGCCGAAGCCGAGCTTTTTCTGCGTGAAAAACTGGCCCGGCACCTCAGCACCATGCCGATTTTATATATTTCGTGA
- a CDS encoding ABC transporter ATP-binding protein, translating into MNVIEVKGLYKNFGKVEALRGLDLTLPKGEVVGFLGPNGSGKTTTIRILLGLLKADKGMISLFGGDPWKDAVSLHKKLVYVPGDVALWPKLTGGEVIDVLSSLTGGLEPDRKKKMTERFDLDPTKKARTYSKGNRQKVALVAALASRAELLILDEPTSGLDPLMEAAFTESIREIKKEGRSVLLSSHIFSEVEKLADIVTIIKDGVTVESGTLTELRHLTRTQVSVILKKEAAGLEELSGIHQLRKEGDRITFSLDNDSMGLVMAHLASLEPVGLTVNPPGLEDLFLSHYKAEDKAVSGK; encoded by the coding sequence ATGAATGTGATTGAAGTCAAGGGACTGTACAAAAATTTCGGAAAGGTTGAAGCCCTGCGGGGTCTTGATCTGACCCTGCCGAAAGGGGAGGTTGTGGGGTTTCTGGGCCCCAACGGCTCCGGCAAGACCACGACGATCCGCATCCTGCTCGGGCTGCTCAAAGCCGACAAGGGCATGATCTCCCTGTTCGGGGGCGACCCGTGGAAAGACGCCGTCTCCCTTCACAAGAAATTGGTCTATGTGCCCGGCGACGTCGCGCTTTGGCCCAAGCTGACCGGCGGCGAAGTCATCGACGTGCTCAGTTCCCTGACGGGCGGACTGGAACCCGACCGCAAAAAGAAGATGACGGAGCGGTTCGATCTCGATCCCACCAAGAAAGCCCGTACCTATTCCAAGGGCAACCGGCAAAAGGTCGCTCTTGTCGCGGCGCTTGCCTCCCGCGCGGAACTGCTCATTTTGGATGAACCCACATCGGGCCTCGACCCGCTGATGGAAGCGGCTTTTACCGAAAGCATCCGCGAGATCAAAAAAGAGGGGCGTTCGGTTCTGCTGAGCTCTCATATTTTTTCCGAAGTCGAAAAACTGGCGGACATCGTCACCATCATCAAGGACGGCGTCACCGTCGAGTCGGGCACCCTGACAGAGCTGCGCCACCTGACCCGCACGCAGGTCTCAGTCATTTTAAAAAAGGAAGCCGCGGGACTGGAGGAGCTTTCCGGCATTCACCAACTCCGGAAAGAGGGAGACCGCATCACGTTCTCGCTCGACAACGATTCCATGGGGCTTGTGATGGCTCATTTGGCCTCCCTTGAGCCGGTGGGTCTCACGGTCAATCCGCCCGGTTTGGAAGACCTCTTCCTGAGCCATTACAAGGCCGAAGACAAGGCGGTGAGCGGAAAATGA
- a CDS encoding ABC-F family ATP-binding cassette domain-containing protein: MITVSDVSLGFGGTVLFKHVDLKFLTGNCYGIIGANGAGKSTFIRILCGELEPTTGEVVIPKNLRLSVLKQDHFAYDEFNVLDTVTMGNPRLHEIIKQKEALYAKETFTEQDGITASELEGEFAELNGWEAESEASKLIQGLGLSEDLLYAKMSTLSGNEKVKILLAQALFGNPDIILLDEPTNHLDIDAISWLEDFLAEYAGTVLVVSHDRHFLNNVCTHIVDIDYGKIRMYVGNYEFWYESSQLIQRLLKQQNKKNEERVKELQTFITRFSANKSKSKQATSRKKLLEKLEVDEMPSSTRKYPYIGFTMDREAGKDILSVSGISKTVDGVKILNNVSFTINNGDKVAFIGESEQAVTTLFKIIMGETEPDEGSIKWGVTISKSYFPIDNSSFFNNCTLSILDWMRQYTTDETETYLRGFLGKMLFSGDDVYKPVNVLSGGERVRCMFSRMMLFSANTLILDHPTNHLDLESITAVNNALIEFKGNVFFATHDYEIIQTTANRIIEILPDGNLDREGSYEEYLEYRKNLPLPKVTL; encoded by the coding sequence ATGATTACAGTATCTGACGTCAGCCTCGGTTTCGGCGGAACCGTTCTTTTCAAACATGTGGACCTGAAGTTCTTAACGGGGAACTGCTACGGCATCATCGGGGCAAACGGTGCCGGAAAATCGACTTTTATCCGCATTCTCTGCGGGGAGCTCGAACCCACAACGGGCGAGGTCGTGATTCCGAAAAATCTTCGGTTGTCCGTGTTGAAGCAGGATCATTTTGCTTATGACGAATTTAACGTTCTGGACACGGTTACGATGGGGAACCCCCGCCTTCACGAAATTATCAAGCAAAAAGAAGCGCTGTATGCAAAGGAGACCTTCACGGAGCAAGACGGGATTACAGCGTCCGAACTGGAGGGTGAATTTGCCGAGCTGAACGGCTGGGAGGCCGAATCCGAGGCGTCGAAGCTGATTCAGGGGCTCGGGCTGTCGGAGGATTTGCTCTATGCAAAGATGTCAACGCTTTCGGGAAACGAAAAGGTGAAAATTTTGCTTGCCCAGGCCTTGTTCGGCAATCCCGACATCATCCTTTTGGACGAACCGACGAATCATCTGGATATCGATGCGATCAGCTGGCTCGAGGACTTCCTCGCCGAATACGCGGGAACTGTTTTAGTGGTATCGCACGACCGCCATTTTTTAAACAATGTCTGTACGCATATTGTGGATATCGATTACGGCAAGATCAGGATGTATGTCGGAAATTACGAATTTTGGTATGAATCCAGCCAGTTGATCCAGCGTTTGCTCAAACAGCAGAATAAGAAAAACGAGGAACGAGTCAAGGAACTTCAAACCTTTATTACGCGCTTTTCCGCCAATAAATCGAAGTCCAAGCAGGCGACGTCCAGAAAAAAACTGCTTGAAAAGCTTGAAGTCGATGAGATGCCTTCCTCAACCAGAAAATATCCGTACATCGGATTCACCATGGACCGGGAAGCAGGGAAGGACATCCTTTCCGTCAGCGGCATTTCAAAAACCGTTGACGGCGTCAAGATTTTGAACAATGTTTCTTTCACGATCAATAACGGCGATAAGGTTGCGTTTATCGGCGAAAGCGAGCAGGCCGTCACGACGTTATTTAAAATCATCATGGGTGAGACAGAGCCGGATGAAGGCAGCATCAAATGGGGGGTCACGATTTCAAAGTCCTATTTTCCCATTGACAATTCAAGCTTTTTCAACAACTGCACGCTTTCGATCTTGGACTGGATGCGACAGTATACGACCGATGAAACCGAGACCTATCTGCGCGGTTTCTTAGGCAAAATGCTGTTTTCGGGGGACGACGTCTATAAACCCGTGAATGTCCTCTCGGGCGGCGAGCGGGTGCGCTGTATGTTTTCGCGGATGATGCTTTTCAGTGCAAACACGCTGATTTTGGACCATCCGACAAACCACCTGGACCTTGAATCGATCACCGCAGTCAATAACGCGCTGATTGAGTTCAAAGGCAATGTGTTTTTTGCCACGCATGACTACGAAATTATTCAAACCACCGCAAACAGGATCATCGAAATCCTGCCCGACGGAAATCTTGACCGGGAGGGCAGTTATGAGGAATATCTTGAATATCGTAAAAACCTGCCGCTTCCCAAGGTGACACTTTGA
- a CDS encoding aconitase X, which translates to MILTKEQSALLEGEKGETMAKVMKTLVMYGEAFGAEKMVPITSEYGHTVISFGIGVMTPVYELYDKLLSDNIVSKQKFSADPRPLDKNVPSSFAQNLVFKLMYSQQERYEEQLRKFGLMGDDAYTCACYLPEVGNVPKRGDVLSWAESSAVVYANSVLGARCNRNSGIIEIMGSVAGFVPEFGFLTDEGRKADWVIEIRTEKMPEAQLLGSAIGMKVLEKVPYIKGLDKWIGTELNERACAYLKDFGAATASNGSVGLYHIEHLTPEAVDYGEKLIREGAPVYIIDDKELERVKNSYPCIWKNPDAKPKLCFMGCPHMTMQQLKDWTVRIEEGLKAAGNKKVTIPTVFTSAPGVIRQFKETEYAARLDATGVILSYICPLMYMNNPLSKKMPVITSSNKLRTYTSARFYTDDEILKMITKGAE; encoded by the coding sequence ATGATTCTTACAAAAGAGCAATCGGCGCTTCTCGAGGGTGAGAAAGGCGAAACCATGGCCAAGGTCATGAAGACCCTGGTGATGTACGGAGAGGCCTTCGGCGCCGAAAAAATGGTTCCGATCACAAGCGAATACGGACATACCGTCATCAGCTTCGGCATCGGCGTCATGACGCCTGTTTATGAGCTGTATGATAAACTGCTTTCTGACAACATCGTCAGCAAACAGAAATTTTCCGCGGACCCGAGGCCGCTCGACAAAAACGTGCCGTCCTCGTTTGCGCAAAATCTCGTCTTTAAACTGATGTACAGCCAGCAGGAACGGTATGAAGAGCAGCTGCGCAAATTCGGCCTCATGGGCGACGACGCCTATACCTGCGCCTGCTATCTGCCGGAAGTCGGAAACGTCCCGAAACGCGGCGACGTTCTCTCCTGGGCCGAATCCTCCGCCGTCGTCTATGCGAACAGCGTGCTCGGCGCGCGGTGCAACCGCAATTCCGGTATCATTGAAATCATGGGCTCCGTCGCCGGTTTCGTCCCGGAATTCGGATTTTTGACCGACGAAGGGCGCAAGGCGGACTGGGTCATCGAAATCCGCACCGAAAAGATGCCCGAAGCGCAGCTGCTGGGTTCCGCCATCGGCATGAAGGTGCTTGAAAAGGTCCCGTATATCAAAGGGCTTGACAAATGGATCGGTACCGAATTGAACGAACGTGCCTGCGCCTATTTGAAAGATTTCGGCGCGGCAACCGCGTCCAACGGCTCGGTGGGGCTTTATCACATCGAACATCTGACGCCGGAAGCCGTGGATTACGGTGAAAAACTCATCCGCGAAGGCGCGCCCGTCTACATCATCGACGACAAAGAGCTGGAACGGGTAAAAAACAGCTACCCCTGCATCTGGAAAAATCCCGACGCCAAACCGAAGCTCTGCTTTATGGGATGTCCGCATATGACGATGCAGCAGCTCAAGGACTGGACCGTGCGCATTGAAGAAGGCCTGAAAGCGGCGGGAAACAAAAAGGTAACGATTCCGACCGTATTCACCTCCGCCCCCGGGGTCATCCGTCAATTTAAAGAGACCGAATACGCGGCGCGGCTGGATGCGACGGGGGTCATCCTCAGCTACATCTGCCCGCTGATGTATATGAATAATCCCCTCTCAAAAAAAATGCCCGTCATCACCTCGTCAAACAAGCTGCGCACCTACACGAGCGCGAGATTTTATACGGACGATGAAATTTTGAAGATGATCACGAAGGGGGCTGAATAA
- a CDS encoding TetR/AcrR family transcriptional regulator: protein MISKFMNLDPAKRERILNAASEEFAQKGYQNASTNEIVKKAGISKGLLFHYFENKQNLFLFLLAYSQQIFMDDFYGKFDFTETDLIKKCRQLSVMKIEMVQKNPELYHFLLASMTDESIDAQIKKERDAKNNNILSDAYKRIFANIDTSVFKEGIDVRRITEIIIWVMQGFGNKELENLRQSENKLDFDLKAVMEDYDGYIELLKNAFYNTDSK from the coding sequence ATGATTTCGAAATTTATGAACCTGGACCCCGCGAAACGGGAACGCATTCTGAATGCGGCTTCGGAAGAGTTTGCCCAAAAGGGATATCAAAATGCCTCGACCAACGAAATCGTTAAAAAAGCGGGCATTTCCAAAGGGCTGCTTTTTCATTACTTTGAAAACAAGCAAAATTTGTTTTTGTTCCTTCTGGCCTATTCGCAGCAAATTTTTATGGATGATTTTTACGGCAAATTCGACTTTACCGAGACCGACCTGATCAAGAAGTGCCGGCAATTATCCGTTATGAAAATAGAGATGGTTCAAAAAAATCCCGAACTTTATCACTTCTTATTGGCTTCGATGACCGACGAGTCGATCGATGCACAGATCAAAAAAGAACGGGACGCCAAAAACAACAACATCCTCAGCGACGCTTATAAAAGAATATTTGCGAACATCGACACCTCGGTGTTTAAAGAGGGCATTGATGTCAGACGAATTACGGAGATCATCATTTGGGTGATGCAGGGGTTCGGCAACAAAGAGCTTGAAAACCTCAGGCAGTCGGAAAATAAACTCGATTTTGATCTGAAGGCCGTTATGGAGGACTATGACGGGTATATCGAACTCTTAAAAAACGCATTTTATAATACCGATTCCAAATGA
- a CDS encoding FAD-dependent oxidoreductase encodes MKKEYEALFTPWKIGKLEIKNRIVMCSMGGTSIFGWIEPNHFDKEAANFLLERAKNNVGLLLPGIAPIRDTMGGRWLYQNKAKFKQLKEYMEEFHKTGAKLFIQITAGMGRSMAVNDLMVKMIKNKAFGFIGKPIFDMDFICASASATPNRWADDVWSRPMTVEDIQEIVEAFAKTAKLCMDADVDGIEVHAVHEGYLLDQFAMKYTNQRTDEYGGSFENRYRFPAEIVQAIKKTCGSDFPVSLRYSVISKTKGFRQGAVPGEDYVEVGRDMEESEKAAKFLQDAGYDMLNCDNGTYDAWYWAHPPAYMPENCNLSDVSHIKKFVTIPVVCAGKMTPHAGAEAIREGAIDAMGAARQFLTDPEWVTKMIADREADIKPCINCHNACFTFSRYDGTANLQELPDAIHMARCALNPRTMQVTKYKIEKAAKAKNIAIIGGGIGGMESALVLCERGHNVTIYEKTDHLGGVFVQAATPVYKEKDRELIEWYKRELAKHPITVKFNTEIKDIHSIQADEIIIATGATARRLPVKGVEHAIEAVEYLSGKEVGNNVIIIGGGLTGCEIAYDLILKGKKPQIVEMKNDLIAVKGVCLANSSFLREMLAFKKTPVWLETTLVEIKPDGVTVKDKTGKVFDLKGDSVIVSVGYKPMPLGEASKHVHLVGDANGVGNLRTVIWRAWDVCMKL; translated from the coding sequence ATGAAAAAAGAATATGAAGCGTTATTTACGCCTTGGAAGATCGGCAAGCTCGAAATCAAAAACCGAATCGTCATGTGTTCCATGGGCGGAACCTCCATTTTCGGGTGGATAGAACCCAATCATTTCGACAAAGAAGCGGCAAACTTTCTGCTCGAGCGCGCGAAAAACAACGTCGGGCTGCTATTGCCGGGTATTGCCCCGATCCGCGATACCATGGGCGGCAGATGGCTTTATCAGAACAAGGCCAAGTTCAAACAGCTGAAAGAATATATGGAGGAATTCCATAAGACCGGCGCGAAGCTGTTTATCCAGATCACCGCCGGCATGGGACGGTCCATGGCCGTCAACGACCTCATGGTCAAGATGATCAAAAACAAGGCGTTCGGGTTCATCGGCAAACCGATTTTTGACATGGATTTCATTTGCGCCAGCGCCTCCGCCACCCCGAACCGCTGGGCGGATGACGTCTGGTCCCGTCCGATGACCGTCGAGGATATTCAGGAGATCGTTGAGGCCTTTGCCAAGACGGCGAAACTTTGTATGGATGCCGACGTGGACGGAATCGAAGTCCATGCCGTCCATGAGGGTTATCTGCTCGACCAGTTCGCGATGAAGTATACAAATCAACGGACCGACGAATACGGCGGCTCCTTTGAAAACCGGTACCGTTTTCCGGCGGAGATCGTACAAGCCATCAAGAAAACCTGCGGCAGTGACTTCCCCGTTTCGCTCCGCTATTCCGTCATTTCCAAGACCAAGGGCTTTCGGCAGGGCGCGGTTCCCGGCGAGGATTATGTAGAAGTCGGGCGCGATATGGAGGAATCCGAAAAAGCGGCAAAGTTTTTGCAGGACGCCGGATATGATATGCTCAACTGCGACAACGGGACTTATGACGCCTGGTATTGGGCGCATCCTCCGGCGTACATGCCTGAAAACTGCAACCTCTCCGACGTCAGCCACATCAAAAAGTTCGTGACCATCCCGGTGGTCTGCGCCGGCAAGATGACGCCCCACGCGGGTGCCGAGGCGATCCGTGAAGGGGCGATCGACGCCATGGGCGCCGCGAGGCAGTTTTTGACCGATCCGGAATGGGTCACAAAGATGATTGCCGACCGCGAAGCCGATATCAAGCCCTGCATCAACTGCCACAACGCCTGTTTTACCTTTTCAAGGTATGACGGTACGGCGAACTTGCAAGAGCTCCCCGACGCCATCCATATGGCGCGCTGCGCGCTCAATCCGCGCACGATGCAGGTCACGAAATACAAAATCGAAAAAGCCGCAAAAGCAAAGAATATCGCAATCATCGGCGGCGGTATCGGCGGCATGGAGTCCGCGCTGGTGCTTTGCGAACGGGGACACAACGTCACGATTTATGAAAAGACCGATCACCTGGGCGGCGTTTTCGTCCAGGCGGCTACGCCCGTCTATAAAGAAAAAGACCGCGAACTCATTGAGTGGTACAAACGGGAACTCGCGAAACATCCGATTACGGTCAAATTCAACACCGAAATCAAGGATATTCATTCGATTCAAGCCGATGAAATCATCATCGCCACAGGGGCAACGGCAAGGCGACTGCCGGTCAAGGGAGTCGAACACGCCATCGAAGCCGTCGAATATCTCTCCGGCAAGGAAGTCGGCAACAACGTCATCATCATCGGCGGCGGACTGACGGGATGCGAAATCGCCTACGATTTGATTTTAAAGGGCAAAAAGCCGCAGATTGTCGAGATGAAGAACGATCTGATCGCCGTCAAGGGGGTCTGTCTCGCCAATTCCTCTTTTTTGCGCGAAATGCTCGCGTTCAAAAAGACCCCGGTCTGGCTGGAGACGACGCTTGTCGAAATCAAGCCGGACGGCGTGACCGTGAAAGACAAAACGGGCAAGGTTTTTGACCTGAAGGGCGATTCCGTGATTGTCTCGGTCGGATATAAACCGATGCCGCTCGGTGAGGCCTCGAAGCATGTGCATCTGGTCGGCGACGCAAACGGCGTGGGCAACCTGCGCACCGTAATCTGGCGCGCTTGGGACGTCTGCATGAAGCTGTGA
- a CDS encoding SRPBCC domain-containing protein gives MEDRSAFVQEIHTECKINAPVEKVYAVLSDFAHYAAWTDEITVSGDTRPGGKMRVKVKTAKDGKGWYSMSSRMRQHDKHLIAFDNVMGAPFLFLGRHSFELIPLSDGKTMFINAEVFSGLLVPFVRKKNLLGATQRFKEKMNLALKRAVEEKAAGAVKEPASKPEAK, from the coding sequence ATGGAAGATCGTTCCGCGTTTGTTCAGGAGATCCACACCGAGTGCAAAATCAACGCCCCGGTTGAAAAGGTCTACGCGGTGCTGTCCGATTTTGCGCATTACGCCGCATGGACCGATGAAATCACCGTATCCGGCGACACAAGACCCGGCGGAAAGATGCGCGTCAAAGTCAAGACCGCGAAAGACGGAAAAGGATGGTACTCCATGTCGTCAAGAATGCGGCAGCACGACAAACATCTGATCGCGTTTGACAACGTCATGGGCGCGCCGTTTCTGTTTTTGGGCAGGCACAGCTTTGAACTGATCCCGCTCTCGGACGGAAAAACCATGTTTATCAATGCGGAAGTGTTCAGCGGCCTGTTGGTTCCGTTTGTGCGCAAAAAGAATCTGCTCGGCGCAACGCAGAGGTTCAAAGAGAAGATGAATCTCGCGTTGAAACGCGCGGTCGAAGAAAAAGCCGCCGGAGCAGTCAAAGAACCTGCCTCGAAGCCCGAGGCAAAATAA